From the Oryza glaberrima chromosome 5, OglaRS2, whole genome shotgun sequence genome, one window contains:
- the LOC127775040 gene encoding vacuolar protein sorting-associated protein 60.2-like produces MKKIFGAKKNQEPPPSIQDATDRISKRGDSVDDKIKKLDAELARYKDQIKKTRPGPAQEAIKARAMRVLKQRRMYEGQRDMLYNQTYNLDQVAFASEGLKDAQQTMTAMKAANKELKGMMKTVKLEDIDSLQDEMMDLMDVSNEIQETLGRSYNVPDDIDEEELMGELDALEADMDFESNSVPSYLQPDKESDLDSELNLPAAPTGHTPAPPNRQQEDELGLPTVPQASIRS; encoded by the exons ATGAAGAAGATCTTCGGCGCCAAGAAGAACCAGGAGCCCCCGCCCAGCATCCAGGATGCCACCGATCGG ATCAGCAAGAGGGGCGACTCCGTGGACGACAAGATCAAGAAGCTGGACGCTGAGCTCGCCCGCTACAAGGACCAGATCAAGAAGACCAGGCCAGGCCCCGCCCAGGAGGCCATCAAGGCACGCGCCATGAGGGTCCTCAAGCAGCGAAGAAT GTACGAAGGGCAGCGTGACATGCTGTACAACCAAACATATAACCTTGACCAAGTTGCTTTTGCATCAGAGGGACTTAAAGATGCTCAGCAAACG ATGACTGCAATGAAGGCAGCCAATAAAGAGCTGAAAGGAATGATGAAAACTGTCAAGCTTGAAGATATAGAT AGCTTGCAAGACGAGATGATGGATCTTATGGATGTGAGCAATGAAATACAGGAAACTCTCGGAAGAAGCTACAATGTCCCTGATGACATTGACGAGGAAGAACTTATGGGGG AGCTTGATGCTTTGGAAGCCGACATGGACTTTGAATCAAATTCAGTCCCCTCGTACCTTCAACCAGATAAGGAATCAGATCTAGATTCTGAGCTTAACTTGCCTGCTGCACCAACGGGTCACACACCCGCCCCACCAAACCGGCAGCAG GAGGACGAATTGGGATTGCCGACAGTGCCACAAGCATCGATCCGTAGTTGA